One genomic segment of Mesoterricola silvestris includes these proteins:
- a CDS encoding SLC13 family permease translates to MAAEAPAAPPSHSLQDLLDMEKMVLSSKTREAQSPTEKWMRYLGFPGGILLFLLVLYLPAGAGLSGAAQTGTACFALALVWWVTEPFPTYVTSLILMFLLLVTRTSPAKPIMDVLGMEVIWLNLLAFILSSMLVKTRLAKRMALWLIIKFGRKASWALLAFVILQLALSPLIPATAARCVMTLPLIIVVGTIYGSTEQTPNNFGKNLLLLNLAGISVLTSVTMTGSSANLVAVGFIQSMTGHRVYYMDWMIAGAPIAILTMLIMWFLGRKFIFPIAPEDQFPKVEGGLELVERQHKAMGGFSFQEKKALVIFGVVLFLWMTDIFHMRWFGVEISAPFAALVGAVLVLFPRYGVLQWSEADIPWHLLIFSAGAYAGGLALEDTGAAEWGVRTLFGGMNLRSIPFGAAFTIIMAVMMYSHLLTTSKTVRTIILIPIIITMSKALGWDPVSMALPAALCIDWVVGLPISGKPNVILFSTNQYTVGENFKFGMATCTVGMVLLVLSAATWFHWIGITPSFWAMPQ, encoded by the coding sequence GGATGCGCTACCTGGGCTTCCCGGGCGGCATCCTGCTCTTCCTCCTCGTCCTCTACCTTCCGGCCGGGGCTGGCCTCAGCGGCGCGGCCCAGACCGGCACGGCCTGCTTCGCCCTGGCCCTGGTGTGGTGGGTCACGGAACCCTTCCCCACCTACGTCACCTCCCTGATCCTCATGTTCCTGCTGCTGGTGACGCGCACCTCGCCCGCCAAGCCCATCATGGACGTGCTGGGCATGGAAGTGATCTGGCTCAACCTCCTGGCCTTCATCCTCAGCTCCATGCTGGTGAAGACCCGCCTGGCCAAGCGCATGGCGCTCTGGCTCATCATCAAGTTCGGCCGCAAGGCCTCCTGGGCCCTCCTGGCCTTCGTCATCCTGCAGCTGGCCCTGTCGCCCCTCATCCCGGCCACCGCGGCGCGCTGCGTCATGACCCTGCCCCTTATCATCGTGGTGGGCACCATCTACGGCTCCACGGAGCAGACCCCCAACAATTTCGGCAAGAACCTCCTGCTCCTCAACCTCGCCGGCATCTCGGTGCTCACCTCGGTCACCATGACCGGCTCCTCGGCCAACCTGGTGGCGGTGGGCTTCATCCAGAGCATGACCGGCCACCGGGTCTACTACATGGACTGGATGATCGCCGGGGCCCCCATCGCCATCCTCACCATGCTGATCATGTGGTTCCTGGGGCGGAAGTTCATCTTCCCCATCGCCCCCGAAGACCAGTTCCCCAAGGTCGAGGGCGGCCTGGAGCTGGTGGAGCGCCAGCACAAGGCCATGGGCGGCTTCTCCTTCCAGGAGAAGAAGGCCCTGGTGATCTTCGGCGTGGTGCTCTTCCTGTGGATGACCGACATCTTCCACATGCGGTGGTTCGGCGTGGAGATCAGCGCCCCCTTCGCGGCCCTGGTGGGCGCGGTGCTGGTGCTCTTCCCCCGCTACGGCGTGCTCCAGTGGAGTGAGGCCGACATCCCCTGGCACCTCCTCATCTTCTCCGCGGGCGCCTACGCCGGCGGCCTGGCCCTGGAGGACACGGGGGCCGCGGAATGGGGCGTCAGGACGCTGTTCGGAGGCATGAACCTCCGGAGCATCCCCTTCGGCGCCGCCTTCACGATCATCATGGCCGTGATGATGTACAGCCACCTGCTCACCACCTCCAAGACGGTGCGCACCATCATCCTGATCCCCATCATCATCACCATGTCCAAGGCCCTGGGCTGGGACCCCGTCTCCATGGCCCTGCCCGCCGCGCTCTGCATCGACTGGGTGGTGGGCCTGCCCATCAGCGGCAAGCCCAACGTCATCCTCTTCTCCACCAACCAGTACACCGTGGGGGAGAACTTCAAGTTCGGCATGGCCACCTGCACCGTGGGCATGGTGCTCCTGGTCCTCTCGGCGGCAACCTGGTTCCACTGGATCGGGATCACGCCTTCCTTCTGGGCGATGCCTCAATGA
- a CDS encoding MgtC/SapB family protein, which yields MIPPQITPFLLTIAISALIGIGLREYYEGEGKFDTFGTVRTFIFIGILGFIAYRIPGLGPYAFLMGMAVLGAFLVVYYRNKVTQQQSPGLIGVLIAMLTYHIGPIAIHEPHWYLSALGVTILLVLHSKGRIRKFTDRLETGEVVTVCKFLAITAVVLPLIPAEVPMTGWAAKVFTILPVTPRQIWMAVVVTTAISYTGYVLQTYLFPRKGMLLTGIIGGLYSSTMTTLVLSKRTRNLPGEARETAAAILLSTPTMYLRILFLVAAFMPGGALHLAGPFLALSGLVAGYAWWVRGGPAPEAAGTGEVEVKDRNPLEINAALLFALMFVVVTVVTKFVLLHFKDLGLRMLSFLVGASDIVPFIVSILQGNLGITEPQILQAVVVATASNNLMKAVYAYLFGNRRAAVLVAAGMAGAAALSFLFVAVAF from the coding sequence TTGATTCCACCCCAGATCACGCCCTTCCTCCTCACCATCGCCATCAGCGCCCTGATCGGGATCGGCTTGAGGGAGTACTACGAAGGGGAGGGCAAGTTCGACACCTTCGGCACGGTCCGGACGTTCATCTTCATCGGCATCCTCGGCTTCATCGCCTACCGGATCCCCGGCCTGGGCCCCTACGCCTTCCTCATGGGCATGGCCGTCCTGGGGGCCTTCCTGGTGGTCTACTACCGCAACAAGGTGACCCAGCAGCAGAGTCCCGGCCTGATCGGGGTGCTCATCGCCATGCTCACGTACCATATCGGGCCCATCGCCATCCACGAGCCCCACTGGTACCTCTCGGCCCTGGGCGTCACGATCCTCCTGGTGCTGCACTCCAAGGGCCGCATCCGCAAGTTCACGGACCGCCTGGAGACGGGCGAGGTGGTGACGGTCTGCAAGTTCCTGGCCATCACCGCCGTCGTGCTGCCGCTGATCCCCGCGGAGGTCCCCATGACGGGCTGGGCCGCCAAGGTCTTCACCATCCTGCCCGTCACCCCCCGGCAGATCTGGATGGCCGTGGTGGTCACCACCGCCATCTCCTACACCGGCTACGTGCTCCAGACCTACCTCTTTCCGCGCAAGGGGATGCTGCTCACCGGCATCATCGGCGGCCTCTATTCCAGCACCATGACCACCCTCGTGCTGTCCAAGCGCACCCGCAACCTCCCCGGGGAAGCCCGGGAGACCGCGGCCGCCATCCTGCTCTCCACCCCCACCATGTATCTCCGGATCCTCTTCCTGGTGGCGGCCTTCATGCCGGGGGGCGCCCTGCACCTCGCGGGTCCCTTCCTGGCGCTGTCCGGCCTGGTGGCGGGCTACGCCTGGTGGGTCCGCGGCGGCCCCGCCCCGGAGGCCGCCGGGACCGGGGAGGTGGAGGTCAAGGACCGCAATCCCCTGGAGATCAACGCGGCCCTGCTCTTCGCCCTCATGTTCGTGGTCGTCACGGTGGTGACGAAGTTCGTCCTGCTCCACTTCAAGGACCTGGGGCTGCGCATGCTGTCCTTCCTGGTGGGCGCCTCGGACATCGTGCCGTTCATCGTCTCCATCCTCCAGGGCAACCTGGGCATCACCGAGCCCCAGATCCTCCAGGCGGTGGTGGTCGCCACCGCCAGCAACAACCTGATGAAGGCGGTGTACGCCTATCTCTTCGGCAACCGCCGCGCCGCCGTCCTGGTGGCCGCGGGCATGGCCGGCGCCGCCGCCCTTTCCTTCCTCTTCGTCGCCGTGGCCTTCTAG
- a CDS encoding MgtC/SapB family protein yields MIPPLVASFLLTLAASFLIGIGLRDYYEGEGKFDTFGTVRTFVFFGMLGFLLYQMPTVGPYVFTMGLAAIVPFLLVYYNNKVRQKKSPGLIGVLIALLTYTLGPITLLQPHWYVVLIAVSILFVLHSKGRIRKFTDRLETGEVVTACKFLAIAGVVLPLIPAVMPATGHLGRLFAVLPLTPRQVWMAVVVTTTISYFGYVLQTYLYPRRGLLLTGLLGGVYSSTVAVLVLAKRSRQQPGRERQAATAILLAVAMMYLRVLVLVAIFRTRDALKVAPALLVLAILSAAYGLWINRDMAPDPTPAALPEEGGIPAAPEPGEEALHRNPLEINSALFFAFMFVTVSFATKYALIFFKEMGLRAMSFIVGCSDITPFVVTVLQGNLGIGSGQILQAIIIATASNNVLKVFYTYLFGTRRTANLAATGMAGLIVLSLAYALIGL; encoded by the coding sequence ATGATCCCCCCTCTCGTAGCCTCCTTCCTGCTCACCCTCGCCGCCAGCTTCCTCATCGGGATCGGGCTCAGGGACTACTACGAGGGCGAAGGCAAGTTCGACACCTTCGGCACCGTGCGCACCTTCGTGTTCTTCGGCATGCTGGGCTTCCTCCTCTACCAGATGCCCACCGTCGGGCCCTACGTGTTCACCATGGGCCTGGCGGCCATCGTCCCCTTCCTGCTGGTGTACTACAACAACAAGGTCCGCCAGAAGAAGAGCCCCGGCCTCATCGGCGTGCTCATCGCCCTGCTCACCTACACCCTGGGGCCCATCACCCTGCTCCAGCCCCACTGGTACGTGGTGCTGATCGCCGTGTCCATCCTGTTCGTCCTCCACTCCAAGGGCCGGATCCGGAAGTTCACGGACCGCCTCGAGACCGGGGAGGTGGTCACGGCGTGCAAGTTCCTGGCCATCGCCGGCGTGGTGCTGCCCCTGATCCCGGCCGTGATGCCGGCCACGGGCCACCTGGGCCGGCTCTTCGCGGTGCTGCCCCTCACGCCCCGGCAGGTGTGGATGGCCGTGGTGGTAACCACCACCATCTCCTACTTCGGGTATGTGCTCCAGACCTACCTCTACCCCCGCCGGGGCCTGCTCCTCACGGGGCTCCTGGGCGGCGTCTATTCCAGCACCGTGGCCGTGCTGGTCCTGGCCAAGCGCTCCCGGCAGCAGCCCGGGCGCGAACGCCAGGCGGCCACCGCCATCCTCCTGGCGGTGGCCATGATGTACCTGCGGGTGCTGGTCCTGGTGGCCATCTTCCGCACCCGGGACGCCCTGAAGGTGGCCCCGGCCCTGCTGGTCCTGGCCATCCTGTCCGCCGCGTACGGCCTCTGGATCAACCGGGACATGGCCCCCGACCCCACCCCCGCCGCCCTCCCGGAGGAGGGGGGGATCCCGGCCGCCCCGGAGCCCGGCGAGGAGGCCCTCCACCGGAACCCCCTGGAGATCAATTCCGCGCTGTTCTTCGCGTTCATGTTCGTGACGGTGTCCTTCGCCACCAAGTACGCCCTGATCTTCTTCAAGGAGATGGGCCTGCGGGCCATGTCCTTCATCGTGGGATGCTCGGACATCACGCCCTTCGTGGTCACCGTCCTCCAGGGCAACCTGGGCATCGGCAGCGGCCAGATCCTCCAGGCCATCATCATCGCCACCGCCAGCAACAACGTCCTGAAGGTCTTCTACACCTACCTGTTCGGCACCCGCCGCACCGCGAACCTAGCGGCCACCGGCATGGCCGGGCTCATCGTCCTGTCATTGGCCTACGCTCTGATCGGTCTGTGA
- a CDS encoding methyl-accepting chemotaxis protein, with product MPKLSLLPSLNLRGQFLFLLATQLVLLALVAVLGATSLERLRRDQIVLGSGLPKSSVAARVLHDSDVLRVIHVSLIGAARNPEYLEKRVKRLKEVEADLARSLADMDALPWTGQDREDVDRITSGMRKYMASFPPVLDRARKAGMDELPALIEANTAYRRDGYNLLLKLLPRLQAAGEEIVRQDLEGSRTGQFLILAGLAAALALGLTFTRILGNGVRRQASGLLVSMEALRTGNLATRCAEPGGGELGDTGRALNAVIEDLGRHIRTISEVSHRVASSATELSATVAQVKGATDEIGVSAHQQRAIMEEGTGLVRDMRTLTGTVQAGTARLQTLASSSETAADTARGSASDSDRAMEGILESSRNVGRITTVIADIARQTNLLSLNAAIEAAKAGAQGKGFAVVAEEVRKLAERSAVAAKEITALVAESSQRVDEGIQAVGQVNDGLGRIQGHIQENGGQVREIAAAMDLQATSSGRLLDHLGTIGSLTERNGSATTQLVATMHETAKTVEELAALASELQGLTERFQLA from the coding sequence ATGCCCAAGCTCTCCCTCCTGCCCTCCCTGAACCTCCGCGGCCAGTTCCTGTTCCTGCTGGCCACGCAGCTGGTGCTCCTGGCGCTTGTGGCGGTGCTGGGGGCCACGAGCCTGGAGCGGCTGCGCCGGGACCAGATCGTCCTGGGCTCCGGCCTCCCCAAGAGTTCCGTGGCCGCGAGGGTGCTCCACGATTCCGATGTCCTGCGGGTGATCCACGTCTCCCTCATCGGGGCGGCGCGGAACCCGGAGTACCTGGAGAAGCGGGTCAAGCGCCTGAAGGAGGTGGAGGCCGACCTCGCCAGGTCCCTGGCGGACATGGACGCCCTGCCCTGGACGGGCCAGGACCGGGAGGACGTGGACCGGATCACGTCGGGCATGAGGAAGTACATGGCCTCCTTCCCCCCCGTCCTGGACCGGGCCCGGAAGGCGGGCATGGACGAGCTTCCCGCCCTCATCGAAGCCAATACGGCCTACCGTCGGGACGGCTACAACCTCCTCCTCAAGCTCCTTCCGCGCCTCCAGGCCGCGGGCGAGGAGATCGTCCGCCAGGATCTGGAAGGGAGCCGCACCGGCCAGTTCCTCATCCTGGCGGGGCTGGCCGCGGCCCTGGCCCTGGGGCTCACCTTCACCCGGATCCTGGGCAACGGCGTGCGCCGGCAGGCCTCGGGCCTCCTCGTGTCCATGGAGGCCCTGAGGACCGGGAACCTGGCCACCCGGTGCGCCGAGCCCGGCGGGGGCGAACTGGGGGACACCGGCCGCGCCCTGAACGCCGTCATCGAGGACCTCGGGCGGCACATCCGCACCATCTCGGAGGTGAGCCACCGGGTGGCCTCCTCCGCCACGGAACTGAGCGCCACCGTGGCCCAGGTGAAGGGCGCCACGGACGAGATCGGGGTCTCGGCCCACCAGCAGCGGGCCATCATGGAGGAGGGCACGGGCCTGGTGCGGGACATGCGCACCCTCACGGGCACCGTCCAGGCCGGCACCGCCCGGCTCCAGACCCTCGCCTCGTCCTCCGAAACCGCCGCCGACACCGCCCGGGGCAGCGCCTCCGATTCGGACCGGGCCATGGAAGGCATCCTGGAGAGCTCGCGCAACGTGGGCCGCATCACCACGGTCATCGCCGACATCGCGCGCCAGACCAACCTCCTGAGCCTCAACGCTGCCATCGAGGCCGCCAAGGCCGGAGCCCAGGGCAAGGGCTTCGCCGTGGTCGCCGAGGAGGTGCGCAAGCTGGCCGAACGCAGCGCCGTGGCCGCCAAGGAGATCACCGCCCTGGTGGCCGAGAGCTCCCAGCGGGTGGACGAGGGCATTCAGGCCGTGGGTCAGGTGAACGACGGCCTCGGCCGCATCCAGGGCCACATCCAGGAGAACGGCGGCCAGGTGCGGGAGATCGCCGCCGCCATGGACCTCCAGGCCACCTCCTCCGGGCGCCTCCTGGACCACCTGGGCACCATCGGCTCCCTCACCGAGCGCAACGGATCCGCCACGACCCAGCTGGTGGCGACGATGCACGAGACCGCCAAGACCGTGGAGGAACTCGCGGCCCTGGCCTCCGAACTCCAGGGGCTGACGGAGCGTTTCCAACTGGCCTGA
- a CDS encoding GxxExxY protein, which produces MDAHFAQVNTQVRFSGLEVGLLLNVRAWPLKDGGIRPGVHTRA; this is translated from the coding sequence GTGGATGCCCACTTCGCCCAGGTCAATACGCAGGTGCGTTTCTCCGGTCTCGAGGTTGGCCTGCTTCTGAACGTCCGCGCCTGGCCCCTCAAGGATGGCGGGATCCGCCCGGGCGTTCACACCCGGGCTTGA
- the uvrC gene encoding excinuclease ABC subunit UvrC — MASTRSNADRSPFLQRKLADLPTRPGVYLYRDKEANLLYVGKAKVLRNRVKSYFQSKHLDAKTRRLVSRIWDLEFIVCETELEALVLENNLIREHRPPYNIMLRDDKSYPYVKLTWKDPFPQVFVTRKVKKDGSLYFGPFFPASTAYRTAELAYRFFQIRDCDIDIDGKRGRACMKYQLHRCTAPCIAAVTQEAYREQAKEARLFLEGKRDELKARLEEAMWKASEHSAFEQAAQYRDTLNQVDAWFNRQKAATVDQEDTDYYGSAVLDGRACVHRLEMREGRMVGRREYVLEDVEAFDGAVLSEVLKRIYAEEPVPGRILVEVEPEDAELLREWLGSMRGAKPHLAVPQRGDKVDLLTMAQENARLALERKFEPARLNQAVLEGLQAFLGLAHLPRRMECFDISHGQGREVVASCVVFTDGVPDRKNYRRFKVTNEQNDDFANMAEVVGRRYKRLRDEGKDLPDLVLIDGGLGQLHAAESALAALGLDQLERASLAKKEELVYRPGTSEPLRIPRTSPVIQLLQRIRDEAHRFAITYHRTLRAKRTLQTELTTIPGVGAATAKKLLQAFGSVTAVREAEEAALVEKAGRAAANRVLAWRAGESPGS; from the coding sequence ATGGCCAGCACCCGCTCGAACGCCGATCGCAGCCCCTTCCTCCAGCGCAAGCTGGCGGACCTGCCCACCCGGCCCGGGGTCTACCTCTACCGGGACAAGGAGGCCAACCTCCTCTACGTGGGCAAGGCCAAGGTCCTGCGCAACCGCGTGAAGAGCTATTTCCAGTCCAAGCACCTGGATGCCAAGACCCGGCGCCTGGTGAGCCGCATCTGGGACCTGGAGTTCATCGTCTGCGAGACGGAACTGGAGGCCCTGGTCCTGGAGAACAACCTCATCCGGGAGCACCGGCCGCCCTACAACATCATGCTGCGGGACGACAAGAGCTATCCCTACGTGAAGCTCACCTGGAAGGACCCCTTCCCCCAGGTCTTCGTCACCCGCAAGGTCAAGAAGGACGGGTCGCTGTACTTCGGGCCCTTCTTCCCGGCGTCCACGGCCTACCGCACCGCGGAACTGGCCTACCGCTTCTTCCAGATCCGGGACTGCGACATCGATATCGACGGCAAGCGGGGCCGGGCCTGCATGAAGTACCAGCTGCACCGGTGCACCGCCCCCTGCATCGCCGCGGTGACCCAGGAGGCCTACCGGGAGCAGGCCAAGGAGGCCCGGCTCTTCCTGGAAGGGAAGCGGGACGAGCTGAAGGCGCGCCTGGAGGAGGCCATGTGGAAGGCCTCGGAGCACAGCGCCTTCGAGCAGGCCGCGCAGTACCGGGACACCCTGAACCAGGTGGACGCCTGGTTCAACCGCCAGAAGGCCGCCACCGTGGACCAGGAGGACACCGACTACTACGGCAGCGCCGTCCTGGACGGCCGCGCCTGCGTGCACCGCCTGGAGATGCGCGAGGGGCGCATGGTGGGGCGGCGGGAGTACGTCCTGGAGGACGTGGAGGCCTTCGACGGCGCCGTGCTGTCCGAGGTGCTCAAGCGCATCTACGCCGAGGAGCCCGTTCCCGGGCGCATCCTGGTGGAGGTGGAGCCCGAGGACGCCGAGCTGCTCCGGGAGTGGCTGGGCAGCATGCGCGGCGCCAAGCCCCACCTGGCCGTGCCCCAGCGGGGCGACAAAGTGGACCTCCTCACCATGGCCCAGGAGAACGCGCGCCTGGCCCTGGAGCGCAAGTTCGAGCCCGCGCGCCTCAACCAGGCCGTCCTGGAGGGCCTGCAGGCCTTCCTGGGCCTGGCCCACCTGCCCCGGCGCATGGAGTGCTTCGACATCAGCCACGGGCAGGGCCGGGAAGTGGTGGCCTCCTGCGTGGTGTTCACCGACGGCGTGCCGGACCGCAAGAACTACCGCCGCTTCAAGGTCACCAACGAGCAGAACGACGATTTCGCCAATATGGCCGAGGTGGTGGGCCGGCGCTACAAGCGCCTCCGGGACGAGGGCAAGGACCTCCCGGACCTGGTGCTCATCGACGGCGGCCTGGGCCAGCTGCACGCCGCCGAAAGCGCCCTGGCCGCCCTGGGCCTGGACCAGCTGGAGCGCGCGTCCCTGGCCAAGAAGGAGGAGCTGGTCTACCGCCCCGGCACCTCCGAGCCCCTGCGCATCCCGAGGACCAGCCCCGTCATCCAGCTCCTCCAGCGCATCCGCGACGAGGCCCACCGCTTCGCCATCACCTACCACCGGACCCTGCGGGCCAAGCGCACCCTCCAGACCGAACTGACCACCATCCCCGGCGTGGGCGCCGCCACGGCGAAGAAACTCCTGCAGGCCTTCGGCAGCGTCACGGCCGTGCGTGAAGCCGAGGAAGCGGCCCTGGTGGAGAAGGCGGGCCGGGCCGCGGCCAACCGGGTGCTGGCTTGGCGGGCGGGGGAGAGCCCTGGCTCCTAG
- a CDS encoding YraN family protein, translating to MDASRGRAARRYGRWCERGTLWLLWLRGWDPVARNLKAGRFEMDLLVTRGDELRLVEVKARAPGAWVGGDAALTFPQRLRLQKALRSFLERVPWPFRVTFQRVSWSGWRWTFHPPERWR from the coding sequence ATGGACGCTTCCAGGGGCCGCGCGGCGCGGAGGTACGGACGCTGGTGCGAAAGGGGCACCCTCTGGCTCCTGTGGCTGCGGGGCTGGGACCCCGTGGCCCGGAACCTGAAGGCCGGCAGGTTCGAGATGGACCTGCTGGTGACCCGGGGCGACGAGTTGCGCCTGGTGGAAGTGAAGGCCCGCGCCCCCGGCGCCTGGGTGGGGGGCGACGCCGCGCTCACCTTTCCCCAGCGGCTCCGCCTCCAGAAGGCCCTGCGGAGCTTCCTGGAGCGGGTGCCCTGGCCCTTCCGGGTGACCTTCCAGCGGGTGAGCTGGTCGGGGTGGCGGTGGACCTTCCATCCCCCGGAACGATGGAGGTAG
- the tsaD gene encoding tRNA (adenosine(37)-N6)-threonylcarbamoyltransferase complex transferase subunit TsaD encodes MLVLGLESSCDDCSAAVVRETPGGPVLLAMTRKSQDELHGPYGGVVPELAAREHLLQLRGVIAGALDKAGLPLSAMDRIAVTQGPGLVGSLLTTFSASKAMAWREGIPWVGVHHLLGHLNAARFAVPDLPFPALALLVSGGHTHLYLARDWSHLELLQKTRDDAAGEAFDKTARMLNLGYPGGPIVDTCARSAERAAAPFTPPKFRDGKAGWSFSGLKTAVRNRIHGEAGLDAAGVDDPRVRALCRTLQETVASWLLKPVPALRDETGARALIVSGGVACNSELRAQAAALAGKLGLVLAIPEPRFCTDNGAMIAAAGAILAPAADPWSRNADPNLPLGA; translated from the coding sequence ATGCTGGTACTCGGACTCGAATCCTCCTGTGACGACTGCTCCGCGGCGGTGGTCCGCGAAACGCCCGGAGGCCCCGTCCTCCTGGCCATGACCCGCAAGAGCCAGGACGAGCTCCACGGCCCCTACGGGGGCGTGGTGCCCGAGCTGGCGGCCAGGGAGCACCTCCTGCAGCTGCGGGGGGTCATCGCCGGGGCCCTGGACAAGGCGGGGCTGCCCCTTTCGGCCATGGACCGCATCGCGGTCACCCAGGGGCCGGGGCTGGTGGGGTCCCTGCTCACCACGTTCTCGGCCAGCAAGGCCATGGCCTGGCGCGAGGGCATCCCCTGGGTGGGGGTGCACCACCTCCTGGGCCACCTGAACGCGGCGCGCTTCGCGGTGCCGGACCTGCCCTTCCCCGCCCTGGCCCTCCTGGTGTCCGGGGGGCACACCCACCTCTACCTGGCCCGGGACTGGTCCCACCTGGAGCTGCTCCAGAAGACCCGGGACGACGCCGCGGGGGAGGCCTTCGACAAGACCGCGCGCATGCTGAACCTGGGCTACCCCGGCGGGCCCATCGTGGACACCTGCGCCAGGTCCGCGGAACGGGCCGCGGCCCCCTTCACGCCCCCCAAGTTCCGGGACGGCAAGGCCGGCTGGAGCTTCTCGGGGCTGAAGACCGCCGTGAGGAACCGCATCCACGGCGAGGCGGGCCTGGACGCCGCGGGCGTGGACGATCCCCGGGTGCGGGCCCTGTGCCGCACCCTGCAGGAGACCGTGGCCTCCTGGCTCCTGAAGCCCGTTCCGGCCCTCCGGGACGAGACCGGGGCCCGGGCCCTCATCGTCTCCGGCGGCGTGGCCTGCAATTCGGAGCTCCGCGCCCAGGCCGCGGCGCTGGCCGGAAAGCTGGGACTGGTCCTGGCCATCCCGGAGCCCCGGTTCTGCACGGACAACGGCGCCATGATCGCCGCGGCCGGCGCGATCCTGGCCCCCGCGGCCGATCCCTGGTCCCGAAACGCCGACCCCAACCTGCCCCTGGGAGCCTAG
- the gatC gene encoding Asp-tRNA(Asn)/Glu-tRNA(Gln) amidotransferase subunit GatC yields the protein MDVTREDVLRCAALTRLSLREEEIEPLRRDMARMLSHAQSLDALDLEGVEPASLDRPLPRREDTPREGFTQAEALANAPEAHRGQFAVPRVL from the coding sequence GTGGACGTGACCCGCGAGGACGTGCTCCGCTGCGCCGCCCTGACCCGCCTCAGCCTCCGGGAGGAGGAGATCGAGCCCCTGCGCCGGGACATGGCCCGGATGCTCAGCCACGCCCAGAGCCTGGACGCCCTGGACCTGGAGGGAGTCGAACCCGCCAGCCTGGACCGGCCCCTGCCCCGCCGGGAGGACACCCCCCGGGAGGGCTTCACGCAGGCCGAGGCCCTGGCCAACGCGCCCGAAGCGCACCGCGGCCAGTTCGCGGTTCCCCGGGTCCTGTGA